A single genomic interval of Camelina sativa cultivar DH55 chromosome 11, Cs, whole genome shotgun sequence harbors:
- the LOC104724315 gene encoding ras-related protein RABG1-like produces the protein MNSWNVPKKLKIILLGDSGVGKTTLLNRYNNKDFKQLHQSTVYVDVITKEICIAEKTFSLQIWDTAGQERFNSIPSRFYRDIDCCVLVYDVNIFKTFESIDNWHAEFIKQANPMTPSKFPFVLVGNKIDINTGKPRVVAKEIAEQWCGSKENITHFETSAKEKTNVEEAFLEMANKARSNEHYLPIYVPIQMPIQISTPLEEKPIRCSC, from the exons ATGAATTCTTGGAATGTACCGAAAAAGCTTAAGATCATTCTCCTCGGAGATAGCGG GGTAGGCAAAACAACACTGTTGAACCG ATACAATAACAAGGATTTCAAGCAGCTACATCAATCTACAGTATACGTAGATGTTATCACCAAGGAGATTTGTATCGCAGAAAAAACTTTCAGTTTACaa ATTTGGGATACGGCCGGACAAGAAAGATTTAACAGTATACCATCAAGGTTCTATCGGGACATAGATTGTTGCGTTCTTGTCTACGACGTGAATATTTTCAAAACGTTTGAATCTATCGACAACTGGCACGCCGAGTTCATCAAACAG GCAAATCCAATGACACCTAGCAAGTTTCCCTTTGTCTTGGTGGGCAACAAGATTGATATAAACACCGGAAAACCCCGAGTT GTTGCAAAAGAGATAGCAGAACAATGGTGTGGCTCAAAGGAGAATATAACACACTTTGAGACTTCGGCAAAGGAAAAAACCAATGTAGAAGAAGCTTTTCTGGAGATGGCCAACAAGGCTCGCTCAAATGAGCATTATTT GCCCATATATGTGCCCATACAGATGCCCATACAGATAAGCACACCACTGGAGGAGAAGCCAATACGTTGTTCTTGCTGA
- the LOC104724316 gene encoding vesicle transport v-SNARE 11-like, producing the protein MTDAFHEYEQQYFMLWENLIEKVSSAFVLYGEKKKEKLSEITSDLGSAEKLIWKMDLVASSLAANVKSILLVKLREAISNLKSLKRKIKKITYENVDASTDLLRPVMADKKAASADQKSRLSNLTKDLSRTTDRIDDSRRLMHETEEFGVSILQRLQSQTRSLQCTQETLHGIDENVIESEAILASMKGTDLSVATVAVAIVAVAVVAVVIVAVAIVAVAIFI; encoded by the exons ATGACTGATGCGTTCCACGAATACGAGCAGCAATATTTTATGCTCTGGGAAAATCTTATAGAGAAGGTTTCCTCCGCGTTTGTGCTTTATGGAG aaaaaaagaaggagaagctcTCTGAAATAACATCTGATCTTGGAAGTGCAGAGAAATTG ATTTGGAAAATGGATCTTGTAGCAAGTAGCCTTGCAGCAAATGTTAAATCCATCCTCCTTGTCAAGTTAAGGGAAGCCATTTCTAATCTGAAAAGTCTTAAAcgtaaaatcaagaaaatcacaTATGAAAACGTGGACGCTTCTACTGACTTGCTTAGACCTGTTATGGCTGACAAAAAAGCG GCTTCAGCTGATCAAAAATCAAGATTGAGTAATTTGACCAAGGATTTGAGTAGAACAACAGACAGAATAGATGACAGTCGAAGATTAATGCATGAGACAGAAGAATTTGGTGTCTCAATACTCCAACGCTTGCAAAGTCAAACACGGTCTCTCCAATGCACCCAAGAAACG CTTCATGGAATAGATGAAAACGTCATAGAGAGCGAGGCGATCTTGGCATCTATGAAAGGAACAGACTTGTCTGTGGCCACTGTCGCTGTGGCCATTGTTGCTGTGGCCGTTGTTGCTGTGGTCATTGTCGCTGTGGCCATTGTCGCTGTCGCCATTTTCATTTGA